The Daphnia pulex isolate KAP4 chromosome 3, ASM2113471v1 genome includes a region encoding these proteins:
- the LOC124190080 gene encoding zinc metalloproteinase nas-4-like, which translates to MVSKKSETMVMAFVWFFCWTIQVITGTPVGSLEMDRDFGSPLTDEELECIPTFSKAASGTPMSEGNDIVILPNKNAYVNQKWPNPNEIPYVIDSTFDDKARCAIGYAMNHYHKNTCIRFVPRTDQNDYIQINRLDTENFSCYSSGLGYYEGEGAHGVTLSPSCYAYQAGTIMHELMHRVGFHHEHTRPDRDEYIDVLWNEISDDWKAQYQIAEGSSLLLSYDYGSVMHYPLGTEMVTKQETDIEIGQRKGLSELDIGKLQRMYCPS; encoded by the exons ATGGTGTCGAAGAAATCGGAAACGATGGTTATGGCATTTGTTTGGTTCTTTTGTTGGACCATCCAAGTCATCACGGGGACTCCTGTCGGATCACTTGAAATGGACCGAGATTTTGGATCCCCTTTAACCGATGAAGAACTTGAATGCATACCAACATTTAGCAAAGCAG CATCCGGCACACCCATGTCGGAGGGAAATGATATCGTGATTTTACCGAATAAGAATGCTTACGTAAACCAAAAGTGGCCCAATCCGAATGAAATTCCTTACGTCATCGACTCCACATTTG ATGACAAGGCCCGGTGCGCCATAGGTTACGCCATGAACCACTACCACAAGAACACCTGCATCCGGTTTGTTCCGCGAACCGACCAAAACGACTACATTCAAATCAACAGACTTGACACTGAAAA TTTCAGCTGTTATTCATCGGGCCTTGGTTACTATGAAGGCGAAGGAGCACATGGAGTCACTCTTTCACCCAGCTGTTATGCGTATCAAGCTGGAACCATCATGCACGAATTGATGCATCGGGTTGGGTTCCACCATGAACACACTCGACCCGACCGCGACGAATACATTGATGTCCTTTGGAATGAAATTTCTGATG aCTGGAAGGCACAGTACCAAATAGCAGAAGGATCTAGTCTCCTCCTAAGTTACGATTACG GTTCCGTGATGCATTACCCGTTGGGTACGGAAATGGTGACCAAACAGGAAACCGATATTGAAATAGGACAGCGAAAAGGTTTAAGTGAG TTGGATATCGGCAAACTCCAAAGGATGTACTGTCCATCCTAA